One window of the Eucalyptus grandis isolate ANBG69807.140 chromosome 8, ASM1654582v1, whole genome shotgun sequence genome contains the following:
- the LOC104414679 gene encoding protein SUPPRESSOR OF QUENCHING 1, chloroplastic encodes MKLLSPPPPSLSRANALFLFSVSSSASRPRGRAAAAARAVRCRPPLAAAAALERRRMSSVRACASVEEKAAPAASGWGKVSAVLFDMDGVLCDSEEPSRRAAVDVFAEMGVEVTVEDFVPFMGTGEANFLGGVASAKGVKEFDTEAAKKRFFEIYLDKYAKPNSGIGFPGALELISQCKSKGLKVAVASSADRIKVDANLAAAGLPLSMFDAIVPADAFENLKPAPDIFLAASKILNVPPNECIVIEDALAGVQAAKAAQMRCIALTTTLSEERLKVAGPSLVRKEIQSVSLDDIVSGGSGDLNEKMREPQYYELSTQISSELKDRSDNIPIQDNNNGNLSSAVGLQVSRRDLVRYGSLGVALSCLVFTVANWKAMQYASPKALWNLLFGVNQPSFQQREGDSRYSRVRQFVNYISDLESKGSAPLVPEFPPKLDWLNTAPLQFGRDLRGKVVVLDFWTYCCINCMHVLPDLDYLEKKYKEMPFVVVGVHSAKFDNEKDLEAIRNAVLRYDISHPVVNDGEMYMWRELGVNSWPTFTVIGPNGKILAQLAGEGRRKDLDDLVEAALLYYGGKKLLENTPLPLKLEKNNDPRLSTSPLKFPGKLAIDVLNNRLFISDSNHNRIVVTDLDGNFIVQIGSTGEEGLRDGNFDEVTFNRPQGLTYNPKKNILYVADTENHALREINFVNETVRTLAGNGTKGSDYEGGGKGMDQLLNSPWDVCFEPSNEKVYIAMAGQHQIWEHDTLDEVTRAFSGNGYERNSNGSSPSSTSFAQPSGISLSPDFKEAYIADSESSSIRAVDLKTGGSRLLAGGDPLFSENLFRFGDHDGTGSDVLLQHPLGVSYAKDGQIYIADSYNHKIKKLDPVSKQVTTVAGTGKAGFRDGTPLTAQLSEPAGITEGGNGRLFIADTNNNVIRYLDLNKEGAEILTLELKGVRPPVPKSRTLKRLRSRTSSETLTVKVDGISSSEGNLGLKISLPEGYHFSKEARSKFFVETEPEGAVSVEPLDGSLDSEGLCNIHFKRSSPSASMGRIYCKVYYCKEDEVCLYQSLVFEIPFLEETDSSVVEKTLTYVVRPRSPSNSLQLPATT; translated from the exons ATGAAGCTCCTCTCCCCTCCGCCGCCTTCCCTCTCTCGCGCCAAtgccctcttcctcttctccgtCTCGTCCTCCGCCTCGAGGCCCCGCGGGCGCGCCGCCGCGGCGGCTCGCGCCGTCCGGTGCCGCCcgcccctcgccgccgccgccgccctcgaGCGGAGGAGGATGTCGTCCGTGCGCGCGTGCGCGAGCGTCGAGGAGAAGGCCGCGCCGGCGGCGAGCGGGTGGGGCAAGGTGTCGGCGGTGCTGTTCGACATGGACGGAGTCCTCTGCGACAGCGAGGAGCCGTCGCGGAGGGCGGCCGTCGACGTGTTCGCGGAGATGGGCGTCGAAGTCACCGTGGAGGACTTCGTGCCTTTCATGGGAACAG GTGAGGCAAATTTTCTAGGAGGCGTTGCTTCTGCTAAAGGGGTCAAGGAATTTGACACAGAAGCAGCAAAGAAGAGGTTCTTTGAGATATATTTGGATAAG TATGCAAAACCGAATTCCGGCATTGGCTTTCCAGGTGCTCTGGAACTCATTTCTCAG TGTAAAAGCAAGGGCCTCAAAGTTGCCGTTGCCTCCAGTGCTGATCGCATCAAGGTTGATGCAAATTTAGCTGCTGCCGGTTTACCCTTGTCAAT gTTTGATGCTATCGTGCCTGCCGATGCTTTTGAAAACCTGAAACCTGCTCCTGACATATTCTTAGCTGCCTCAAAGATCTTAAATGTGCCACCGAACGAG TGTATTGTTATTGAAGATGCTCTAGCTGGAGTTCAGGCTGCCAAAGCTGCACAAATGAG ATGTATTGCTTTGACGACTACATTATCTGAAGAAAGACTAAAAGTTGCTGGTCCATCCCTTGTCAGGAAGGAGATACAAAGTGTTTCGCTTGATGATATTGTCAGTGGTGGTTCTGGTGACCTTA ATGAGAAGATGCGGGAACCTCAGTATTATGAGTTGTCCACTCAAATCTCATCGGAACTGAAAGATCGAAGTGATAATATTCCAATACAGGATAATAACAATGGAAATTTGTCATCCGCTGTAGG GTTGCAGGTTTCTCGCCGGGACTTAGTAAGATACGGAAGTTTGGGTGTAGCCTTGTCTTGTCTCGTCTTCACAGTTGCAAATTGGAAG GCAATGCAGTATGCATCCCCTAAAGCACTTTGGAATTTGCTATTTGGAGTTAATCAGCCATCTTTTCAGCAGCGTGAAG GTGACTCACGCTATTCAAGAGTTCGACAATTTGTGAATTACATCTCAGATCTGGAATCAAA GGGATCTGCTCCTCTTGTGCCAGAGTTCCCACCTAAGCTCGACTGGTTAAATACAGCTCCCCTTCAGTTTGGCAGG GATTTGAGAGGAAAGGTGGTGGTGTTGGACTTTTGGACCTATTGCTGCATAAATTGCATGCACGTTTTACCAGATCTAGACTACTTggagaaaaaatataaagagatGCCA TTTGTTGTCGTTGGAGTGCATTCTGCTAAATTCGATAATGAGAAAGATTTAGAAGCCATTCGCAATGCAGTATTACGCTATGACATCAGTCATCCG GTTGTCAATGACGGAGAGATGTATATGTGGCGAGAGCTTGGTGTTAATTCATGGCCTACATTTACTGTCATTGGGCCCAATGGTAAGATCCTTGCTCAGCTAGCTGGAGAGGGCCGCCGGAAG GATCTGGATGATTTAGTTGAGGCAGCTCTTCTCTACTATGGTGGAAAGAAGCTCCTAGAGAACACCCCTTTACCTttgaaattggagaaaaataacGATCCTCGCTTATCCACATCTCCTCTGAAGTTTCCTGGGAAGTTGGCAATAGATGTCCTCAACAATCGGCTTTTCATTTCAGACAGTAACCATAACCGCata GTGGTGACCGATCTGGATGGGAACTTCATTGTCCAAATTGGTAGCACGGGAGAGGAGGGCTTACGTGATGGTAACTTTGATGAAGTCACCTTCAATCGCCCTCAA GGCCTCACCTACaatccaaagaaaaatatcctATATGTGGCAGATACGGAAAATCACGCTCTAAG ggaaattaattttgttaaCGAGACTGTGCGTACTCTTGCTGGAAATGGGACCAAGGGTTCAGACTATGAGGGTGGAGGAAAAGGAATGGATCAG CTTCTCAATTCTCCTTGGGACGTTTGCTTTGAGCCATCGAATGAAAAGGTTTACATTGCAATGGCTGGTCAACATCAAATCTGGGAACATGATACATTAGATGAAGTGACCAGGGCTTTTAGTGGCAATGGTTACgaaagaaattcaaatggaTCAAG ccCTTCAAGCACTTCCTTTGCACAGCCTTCTGGAATTTCATTATCTCCTG ATTTCAAAGAGGCCTATATAGCTGATAGTGAGAGTAGCTCCATCCGAGCAGTTGATTTGAAAACAGGAGGATCAAGATTGCTAGCTGGCGGTGACCCACTTTTCTCGGAAAATCTTTTCAGA TTTGGAGATCATGATGGGACAGGTTCTGATGTACTTCTGCAACATCCGTTGGGAGTATCATATGCAAAGGATGGTCAAATATACATAGCTGATAGTTACAACCACAAG ATTAAGAAGCTGGATCCAGTTAGTAAGCAAGTTACCACTGTAGCAGGGACAGGAAAAGCCGGTTTCAGGGATGGCACACCACTGACCGCTCAG CTTTCGGAGCCAGCTGGAATTACTGAAGGCGGAAATG GAAGGTTATTCATAGCCGATACTAACAACAATGTAATCAGATATCTAGACTTGAATAAGGAAGGAGCTGAAATTCTTACTTTGGAGCTGAAAGGAGTCAGACCTCCTGTGCCCAAATCTAGAACTTTGAAGCGCCTCAGGAGTCGAACGTCCTCTGAGACACTGACAGTTAAGGTTGATGGAATCTCGTCTAGTGAGGGCAATCTTGGCCTTAAGATATCATTACCTGAAGGATATCATTTCTCAAAG GAAGCGCGcagtaaattttttgttgaaaCTGAGCCTGAAGGTGCAGTTTCTGTTGAACCCTTGGATGGCAGTCTTGATTCGGAAGGATTGTGCAATATTCATTTTAAGAGGTCCTCCCCTTCAGCTTCGATGGGAAGGATATACTGCAAG GTCTACTATTGCAAGGAGGATGAGGTCTGCTTATACCAGTCTCTGGTTTTTGAGATACCTTTCCTAGAGGAAACGGACTCTAGCGTGGTAGAAAAAACGCTAACCTATGTTGTTAGGCCTAGATCTCCGTCAAACAGCTTACAGCTTCCTGCCACCACCTAA